The sequence AGTTGTGGTGCAAAATGTAATGAATGACTTGGCTCAGAGTCTAGGGCTTTCTAAAGATGAACAGGCTTGTCTTGTCTCATCTTGTTTCTCTCCTTGCAGGCAGCTGTACTGTCTTTATCCAGTTGTATAGAGGTAGACCCCCACCCGACCCCAACCTTTGGCGGTTGTAGAAATATAATTCATAGATGTTTCATTTATAAAACACTCAAAACCACTTTTCCACTTCATTACTCCAATTCTGAAATTCACAACATTGCTTGAGAGACACACATTAAAGGCTCAAATAGTCAAAGCGGCTCTGTTTGTACCAACCGGGAGCCTCTAAATACCACGATAAATCATGTATTCTGTCTTATCTGATCTACTCTCTTGGTTTTAACCTCTTCCATTAAAGATGCTTCCTACTATGGGTCTCAAAACAGACTCTTCTACAGGCAAACATTTACTAAAGGAAGTTCTGAAATCTGGATCTGAGGCTCTCTGCTGGCCAGACACTGCCGTAAATCACAGCACTTCAAACCCCATCTTTAACCGCAACCGCCAGGAAAGTTCACCCAGAGAGTCACCCTCCTTCTAAACACGCCAAACGAGAGTGGTTTGGTCTGATTAATTGATGTCCTGTGGGGATGATAGAGGCTGAAGAATGAACCAAAGACCCAGAGAGCCCCAAAATCTAGAGCTGTATTTCTGCACACATACATTTCCTCCAGATGGGAAGAGCAATTATAGGTTTTACACTTTAGGATGTAATATCTTATGGCCTCACCGATTGCACACATAAAAATTAAATCTGAAATTCTCTTTTTATTTTAGAAGCCATCAATAAAGTAATGAATGAAACCAAATTTGTAAAGAAATATATATCCTTAAATATATCCTTATAtgccttaaaaataaatatccttcaatagtttttttttttttttttttttgcttcaccTTAATTACTGCAAATAACCCTACTTCCATTAATTGCTGTATAGTGTTGAGTTGGCTTGTTTTTTTTAGaggttaaaaaaatgttaattaaaaatgtaaattatatgtTCAGAATTGTTTCTAGGGTTCTTTCAAGAGAACTTGAGgaatattgcattgcattgcagaaACAACTGAGACAATTGTAGgcataatataaaaaatgaaagtgaagtAGCTCAGATCATTTGGCTTCCATGAGTTCATACATTCAGACTTTTGATTACATAGGTTATCTTGACAAATCTCACCCCACATTATTGAGAAATCTTAGGAGaaatttctgagaaaaaaatagcAAAGGTCCCAATTTGTTATCCATTCAATCTCACGATCCTAAAATGAGGATGTCTTATGAGTTTTTCTCTAAGAACACTTTCATTCTTTTAATCAACCTTTCTAAAACCAAAAAAGGTTCTTTTTTGGCATCATGCTGTAGAACCATTTTGGGGTTCTAACTGGATTGTTGACATGATGAAAATATCACACTGAGAAAGGGAGGCTATACAGCTCATTTAGAGCTGATATGAGATCAGCTGTTGATGTagcagaggaggaggaggagttCAGGGAGGTCTGATCAGGACTGTGCTCAGAGGACTTGAGGAGGTAGACTGGTGAATACAGTGTGATTGATGAAGCGAGCTCACCAAACTGCATGCATTAGCTCTCTCTAAACATTCTGGGCTCACTTATTGATATTTCCATCTGTCATCTCCCCCCTCCGCCACCCTGTACCCACAAGGCACCGGCTGTAAGGTCATTTTTTATAACAAGATACTTTTGAATCAAAGGGAATGACGTGTTGCCTTAGTGTGTTGGATCATTTGGCCGACTCCTCCGGATTTAATGACATCTGGGAGTGAAAGGGAGGAAGGGGCATTGATATCGATTTGTTAAGGCGTAATGCACCATATGAATCTGAAAGAGATATGCCTGACCCACGGAATGTGTAGTAATGATAACGCACTTTGTATTAAAGGGCTGCTAACACATGTTTTTATGGCAAGGGTGATTAAATTTAGTGCTCCGTAAACATCAGGAGGGTCCTATGGCGAAGTTCTGCTTCCATTACTCTTCACTGAGCTTTCGATATCGTTTACTGGAAAGCTGTGATTAGAGGCAAAgtgacacaaaaacacacaaaaagaaaataagatggAAGAGAAATATTGAGGTGCTGAGGCACTATAAGATGAACATGAGGtttttttaagatgttttattGAGCTTGTTGGCTACGAGGCGAACTAGGACAACATCAGTGATATGTAGTCCATGTTGCCGTTTATATAAGCACAGGGGTTTAAAGTATTGCTGATGGACAAGGAAaaaagtgacagaaaaaaaatggagaaagggataaagtcatgcagtgtgaatgagGTTGTTCTCTGGGCTACGATGATAAGGCAAGGAGACGTCTGGAGGAGCTTCATGTGCTGCTACAGCTGGTGTTTGGCCTGGCTTGGCCCTTTGACAGTAATTCCAGACCTAGATTAGCTGTCATCTTATGCCAAATCTCACTCCAAACCCCCTGCCTATTGCCCCCTTACCCCCTGGCCCTGTCCCTGCCCTCTCTCCCCTGAAAGACCTCCAGACATGTGATGTTCTGAATAATATAGACTACACTCACAGCCGACAAAATTAAGCTTTTGGAATTTTTTTGTGTATCATGTGATTTGCTTTTTTCTGAGGTTTTATAGTTTGTAAAAGTCTTTAGTTCCTTTCCAAAACCTGCCTCCGGATCATAGACACTCTCCAAATGCAAAGACTTTTCTAAAAGATACCTTCTTTTGGCCAAAttcaaaaagtaacattttgttCTTGTGAAGGTTAGTTTAGTGAAAAATAAGTGGTGGGTGAGagaaaatttgaaaataaatatgaattaaattaatCTAATTTTGATGAATAATGTCAGGGTGGCACAACTGTCctcattaaaagaataaaatacttgaaaaaaaaaaccttattaAGAAGTTACAGCAGcataaacttatttttatttattagaaaaaaCAATTTTAACAAAACTGCTTCACTGCTTACTACTATTTGGAAAAcatttgtaatgtaatgtgGTGCAACTAACATAAAGAAACATCAGatcatttgaactttttatgACAAGGCAAGGTTAGATCAGCTTGTTAAATGTCATGTGGCGCAACTTCCCAAAAActcaaaaaacatatttgtgcaaaatactttttatcttaaaaaatttacatttaaataaggattaagttgtgtttttttaatattgcgTCATTCTTCTTGCAtcatctgtatttttttataaagcGTAAGTTGCTgcctatttaaaatgtttcataTCTGTCATTTATAAGGTTCCATTTCAGTAGGGATGTAGGCAGCTCACTGGTTTTTGGCACCTTTTGTGTGTAGGCTTTTGTTAACCCAGTGCATTTCTTCTGATTTCATCTCGTCTTTGTTTCACTTTGATATTCTGTTAAATTGGATGAAGCACCTTGGTATGGTTTCTCGTAGTGTGAACACTTGATTTGAGTTTGCTGTCTTATGTTCTGTAGTGTCTGTAGTGAAGGTGGCTGCTTTGATGGTGTGAAGAATGGAGGATGGAGCAGGTGTGTCAACCGCACTGGTGACAAACCATTAGAGTCTCTCGGCTGGAGCCGTTAGATCTTATTCATGTAATCTTCACACTGTGGACAGAAAAAGAGGATCTGAAGAACTCAAGTTTGcagacacacaaacatgtttgtgttttgctGTGTCTGTTTTCTTGGTGAAAACCAGAtgtatagtttaaaaaatagttattttatcaaaataaaatacagggTTTTAAAAGGATTAAATACCTTCCTTGtagaacattttttattttgtcaatatcaaaaaaaaaaaaaaaatcaagcaaaTCCGTGGTTTTTCTGTGTCCACAGAAGAAAGGAAGGCTGAATAAATTGATGTGAGAATGAGTAAACGATGAgagaaatttttatttttgggtgaactgtccctgtAACATCCAAATGCTTTTTAGGTCCATGGTATATCCATACAGTAGTTCGTCTGCACTAGAGTCACAGTTCCAGCGAAGTGACCGCCGTTTCTGTGCCTTGAGTTGTACCTTCCTGCAGGTGCTCAATTTGTGTCTAAATTGCCCCAGCCAGCAAACTCATTTCAGAAGAGCTGGGCTGAAGCCAGACTGTGTGAAAACTCTTAATGAAGTGGTTTTCTCTCTCTGAACCCGTCAATCTCTGCTCATCCACTTCCACTTGGTCATTCCAGTCAGTTCGGCCTTTAGCACCAAGTCCCCCTAGACCAGTCCCATCCTATCACATGCAACATGGATGATATCTCCACTATGAGTGACAGGAGCTTCTAGCAATTTCTTTTTTGTCTGATAAAAGAGTTTTGTGTTAAAAGATGTTACATTATCAATCTTCAGCCTGTCATTGTGAGAACTTTTGCAGTTTTGTAAATCTCAAGTAaggtttgtgtttattttgcagATTCTTGCATGGTGAATACACAGTGGAGGTGGCTATCAATGACTATCTGGACATCTACTGTCCACACTATGAGGACCATCTTCCTCAGGAGCGCATGGAACGCTACATCCTTTTCATGGTCAACTATGATGGCTACACCACCTGCAACCACCACATGAAAGGCTTCAAGCGCTGGGAATGCAACCGCCCAATGAGTCCAAATGGGCCCCTTAAGTTCTCAGAGAAGTTCCAGCTGTTCACACCCTTCTCTCTGGGCTTTGAGTTTCGCCCAGGCCACGAATACTACTACATCTGTGAGTAGCCTTCTCCTTTCTAACTCTCAGACTTCAACTTCGAATCCCTCATCTATGTTTTCTTGTGACCAGGTGTCAGTATGGCCCCAGGGTGCAATCATTCACTGAACTGATGGTTCTTGGGTTACAGGAACTGGGGTGTAGAGGGTAAAAGAAGACTTAATAAGGATGCATAGACTTCACAACGACATCTGATCAATAACATGTGCCACATGTTTCAGTATGCTGAAACCTGTTATGTGGTCTCTAGAGGCATATGGCtggaagaaaaaataaagtatGTGCCAGTCAGTCTTTGGTTAATGTTATAAAGATATGGTTTATGGAACCAAATGCAAAGTGtaactgaaatttaaaattacAGGTTACACATCATGAATTTACATGAAACCAATTTGTTATGCACAATGTTGTTTTTGAAGCAGAATGTTGTTTGTAAGTGGCTAGTAAACAGTGACTCATCTACAGTAGCCGGGTTTTCCCAGAGTAAACAGAGAGAAACATAAGTCTCCCGAAATCTCCCTGATTTGATATCACAAGAATAACATTCAATTTTGTTCTTCACTCTCAGTTTTTGTGTTGTTATTTCCCTGGTGTTTGTCTCTGAAGGAAGATTTTATCAGGTTTGATGAAGACTGAAGGAATGGGCCTTCACATCAGCAggagcttaaagggatagtttacccaaaaataaaaactctaCCATCACCTTCTTGTAATTCCAAACCATGCCTTTCTTTCATGGAACATAAAAGAGTTATTTAGCTGAATTTTAGGCTacactttttacattttacagtgccatagttacattgtaattactcaaataaatatatgtactattaattaactacatgtacttactatagttacagttagggtttggtttagggttagttactattaattatgcataatttactgttattactatagtaagtacatgtagtaacatgtaactacggcactgtaaaataaagtgttactgaatttTGTTGCTGCTCTTttctatacaatgaaagtgaatgggggCCAAGGGCTGTTAAGttccaaaaatgactaaaaggacaataaatattgtatttttatgtaaGAAACTTTTATggcatttttgttgttgttgttgttgttgttgttattatttataaagcttGATGACCCATGGTCACATTCACTTTTATTGTGTGTTAAACTtctcatttgtgttccaaaaagCTGTTTCCTCCTTATCTAACCAtttaatttgcttttggtgCATTATGCCAGGTGGACCACTCTTTTCCAAAGCCAACATTTATTGGAGACATTTATTATAGCAATTTGAATGTCTAGGAGTTTAATCAGAGTCATCGGAGCAAAAAGTCCTGTTCTACCCCTGAACTCCTCTGGGAGGAGAGTTTGGCAGTGTCCTGATGTCTCTGTCTGATGAAAATGTCAATTTGTTGAATGGCATGTGCACTATTAGCTGTGCACTTTGCCTCTCTGGGTGAGATCGGTGCAAAACCAGTTACCAAGGCCATCATGCGTAACTGTCCAAATTATGCTGATTGGTCAAATCATATTTAACAGAAGGATCCTGATGGGAGTAATTGCATCTGCAGCTTCGGGGGTGCCATCCATTACCATTTTTCAGATAACAACAGCTAAAAGCCATTAACCTGGAGGGGGAGTTTTTGGCTCGGGATGGTGCCCTGATGACAGGCCTAACACCTCTCCCTCTGGAGGCGGCCCGCCCACCGCCTCAAGGTCAGACCTTCGCCTGGCCAGACGAATCAAGTGGGGTTCTGCTTTATCCTCTTCTTTTGCTCTCACTTGCATGACAGGGGGGAATTTGCTGGGGTGCATCTGTCCCTGTTTCACTAATGGTCTTGTGAAAGGTGTCCTTTGGCCTGATAAAAAGGGCTCCCGCTGGGCACAGGCAAAAGAAAAAGGCTCAGGGCAGCACGCCGGATGCATTAATGaggcattttttcccctctttttttttttttttttactctcacttattctttttttgtctgtgtgtgtgtgtttattctgACTTTTAGAAGAGAAAACGGAGTTTGAGAGAAAAGTTTTCCTGTGATAATTCCTGAAGAATGCAGCTTTTCATCCTAAATGAATGCAGCTCATTAAGTAGAATGGCATGATTTTTACCGCTCACCCTGCTTACCATGTCCTGGATTGCCTTAGAACTGTCCCTGCGTCCTCAGGGATCAGCAGTTCAGAGATTTGGTGCTCAGGGGGACACAACTTGTAGCTCTGCTCATGACTATAACCTCCCATTGTGTGCCTGGACAACTGATCCTAAAAGCATAGTCACACAAATTGATCTTTTGAAATCTAAAAGCACATTTGTCCTAATAATCTTTGAAGAGTCATTTCTAATAGTTCATGGCCATCTGTTGTATCTAAAAGCCAAAGATTTAGAGGACAGAATTACTGAGGGCTTTCTGTGCTTAAAGGAGTAGTAATACCTTTTACTATGTAACATAAAGATTGTTGATCATGCTAACTTTTATCAACACAAGTAAAACACGTCATGGTCTGAAAGAGATAACTCACCTAAAGATGAAAATGTTGTTCTGAACCCAACTTGATATCATGATAAAATTtaactattttatgttttaattcatACCATTTTAATTTGTATGAAAACATTCTATTAAAAATCGAATTCATCTGAATTTGCCAACAATTTGATGAATAGTTATGAATTGCCATGAGGTGCAGACCTTTTTGACTTTCTTCATTAGAACACAAACAACAGAAAATTAGAAGTATAGATTGTATGAGAATTATGAGAATTTGTATGAGATTTGATAGCAGTAGCAGACATAAATGTGAACACAAATTTCAGTATTTTCCTGACACAAAGCTATCGTATGGCTTTATAGGAAAAAATATAGTGCACAGGTCATATGTGCTACATTTATGGTACTTATATGgtgttttctgtttatttttggagcttgatacTAGTGCTGCAcagttaattgaaattaaacCAAACTCGTtttggcaaaggctgtgatttTATGCACAGCTTGTCAGAAAGCACGGTTCTGTGATCAGTTGTAAATTctgctccatctgaaagccagagggtgCTCTCACGTAGAAACTCCAAATATGCTTTGCATGGGCATCATactatcgctgtagctgaataaacagaagatttaaaaactttgattgattaaacattgtgacgagcagggcgggcgagagccatgagggaacggcgcgaggccagTGAAGATCTTTAACACTCGCTTCACCGGCCTCgcaccgttccctcacggctctcgcccgccctgctcgtcacatacccccattgcccctcgcaggccggggggtactcccaaGACTGCGCTCTACTACCCTCCGGTGCCTGTCTCAGCGGctgcagcacctgggggtaaggacagacgagacgaaagaaaaggagacggaagcacaGGGAGCGACAAAACGAGAGAGggaagagagggaaaaaaaatattcttggtCTGGTTCCCGGACTGACTGCTGCTCGCTCCTCAGCCAGCCGAGAGGCTCATCCTCGCGGTGCCATACGATGGTACTAGACGTTCGGTGGACGGCTCGATCCTCCTCCGCCCCCTGGCAGCCAGCAATGGCTCCTCcaactgagggcagccggcagcgagtccgcCATCCcttgctcctccccttcatggcggacggcagcaagctccggcccacggcgaaaGGTGGCGACTCCGCCGCTCCCTCTTGGACTGTAGCCACCCCACCTcatcccaggagcacggcagtGAGCTCTTCGTCCCACCTGTCAgtaggctccagcaccactgcctcgggcagcctctcgcggtcttcactcccgcagCACCGCAATCCCCTTCAGTAGCGAGGGCTcttcgacagcatgtccctccttcctcccgggcttcggcaccaatgtaacacagtttgtAGAtaaggaagaaggaggcgggaaccagcGAACGTTCAACACaactttaattccaaaataaacaaataaaaaacaaaagtaatacaaacaaaataaaacaaaataatatccaggcctggtcctctctcaaccttcactgtcgtcgctcctccttttatgcttccggagctcctccgtgagagactcgaggctgGTGCGACTCGCAGGTGAAGATCGTTAACACTCGTGTCACCGGCCTCACGCTGTTCtctcacggctctcgcctgcCCTGCTTGTCacaaacatgactaataaacacacgactaTGACAATATATAGTTTATCTGAGTTCTTCAAGCGTTCTCAAGTATTTTCATGATAATATTGTATGTTTATAATGCAATGTTAATCAACATTGCCTTTATCACTGTTATAGAATACTGTGAAATAATATGTTGtgtgccttattctgtgtaagaagccataTCATCTCACAGATGGATTGTATTCCAAACACTCAACTGACATTATGAAGTGAGTTCGGggtaaaaacatgttataaaatgttatcttttgttggacaagacaAGAGGTTCATAAATGCTTTTCCTgtttggaaagatgtttgatgcatgttgctttttcaaatgcatgTTATAAGTGACTCAATCTCACAGTGCTTTGAGATGGTGCAACATTTATTACTGATCACAGAGTCATGACAAGCTTCACATGAAATAAATCGTAGCCATTGAGAGTTCATAGTGGCAGTTAAAGCACAATTTCGGgttaatttcgattaatcgtgcagccctacttgaTGCTTTAGCTTTTGTTATACTTTCattgaaagggaaaaaaaaacagtccactgaagaaaaagaaaagggtttggaaaaacatgagggtgaataaatagtgacagaattttaaataaattattagttataaagttataaattcCTAAGTCCTTTTGTAAGTTAGCATGATTCATAAATGTGGCGAAATATATCAATGTCTGCTAGTCTGACCCAAAGCAGGCACAGAGTGTCTAAAAATGAGAATCGCTTCAAATATCATGGCTGTCCAGGAATTTGACGTGATGGGCGTCACAGAATTGTCACCAAACCAGCAGGGCGTCCCAGACCTTCCTTCCAGCCATGGGACAGTTGCAAGGGGAAAACAGAGACACAGAAGAGGGtcaatcaaagaaaaaaaaaaaaaggaaagaaagaacCCAGGGTTCAAAGTTTGCAATCGAGGCTGGGTGTTTCTTATGCCTGTCCTGAGTTGTTTTTAATGCAGTCCGCCCTGTCGCTTGGTGCGAGACCCGCTATTATGCACCTTTTGTTCAAGACAGCAGCCTGGGCTGAGAAGTACTTAGTCTGGCTATTCATCAGACGAGGCCGTCTCCTCCTCCAGAGAAGTGTTTGGCTACTATCAATATTGTTGCTGTCATGGCCCCTGGGGTTATGAGGCAAAGGGGTCTGCCACAGGGTTACTGGGGGGGGGGGTGACTAGGGCTTAGTTTGTTATCCCACAACAATAGAGGATGTCCATCACCTTTGGGTCAACCCCGCCTCAACCCACCAGAGAGGGTGACTGAGTGAATGGCAACTGTGACATTCTCACAGGCCTGTGTGCTTGAATATGGCAAATGAGAATTTTGGAGACtcccagcacacacacacaacacgcCAGATCTCTGATAGCCCTCTGTTCATACAAACACACTTTCAAAAATCTCCTCATGTGTCCATAATCATAACGCAAGTAAATTGTTGTGTTAATTTAGTCTGAAAATTTCCTTTCaccaaatattttacatttatattttaatgatgaaatgtgatatttaaaaaaataaataaataaataaactagttAATAGCCACAGCCATAAGtacactattttttatttatttatttatttatttatagatttCAATCTTTCTCTTATAATTTATCTTTCTCTTATATAATTAATCACCATATTCATTTTCCATTGTATTTACATGGTACTTCAATATATTTC comes from Chanodichthys erythropterus isolate Z2021 chromosome 6, ASM2448905v1, whole genome shotgun sequence and encodes:
- the LOC137021159 gene encoding ephrin-A2-like isoform X2; protein product: MLSNHHAETCRKNDGVSRFLHGEYTVEVAINDYLDIYCPHYEDHLPQERMERYILFMVNYDGYTTCNHHMKGFKRWECNRPMSPNGPLKFSEKFQLFTPFSLGFEFRPGHEYYYISSPHPNLGGKPCLKLKVYVKPTNDSLYESPEPFLTDDSSGGWALTPSLWLMLSLLLLLCPS